From one Acidobacteriota bacterium genomic stretch:
- a CDS encoding transcription elongation factor GreA, which yields MPEQIMKRLQEEIKQLEYELTTELPAEIKKAVALGDLSENAEYHMAKQRQVFVNARLGQLKKRMGELALVNLTNIPHDKVGFGATVTVFDTSKDEELVYKLVTSEESDVAKGLISTTSPIGRAILGKQVGDTTTVVTPNGKRELEILKLVTIHDATE from the coding sequence ATGCCAGAACAGATCATGAAACGGCTCCAGGAGGAGATCAAGCAGCTTGAGTATGAGCTGACGACCGAGCTGCCTGCCGAGATTAAAAAGGCCGTCGCCCTGGGTGACCTGAGCGAGAACGCCGAGTACCACATGGCCAAGCAGCGCCAGGTCTTCGTGAACGCGCGCCTGGGCCAGCTCAAAAAGCGCATGGGCGAGCTGGCGCTGGTGAACCTGACCAACATCCCCCACGATAAAGTCGGCTTCGGCGCGACAGTAACCGTCTTCGATACCTCGAAGGACGAGGAGCTGGTCTACAAGCTGGTGACCAGCGAGGAGTCGGATGTGGCCAAGGGACTGATCTCCACGACGTCGCCGATCGGCCGCGCCATACTGGGCAAGCAGGTGGGGGACACAACCACCGTGGTCACCCCGAACGGCAAGCGCGAGCTGGAGATTCTGAAGCTGGTGACGATTCACGACGCTACGGAGTAG
- the ruvX gene encoding Holliday junction resolvase RuvX: protein MQEESTHEDAGAVPGPLPGGGGPPRVLGFDVGDRRIGIAISDPLGYTAQPLLTLHRTNRRADMKSVGRLLRRHGVGEAVVGNPLYMSGDVSPQALKAQAFADELRAEFGVMVHLWDERLTTTQAHRHLDEAGHGGRQERKGIIDQVAAVLILQSFLDARRMAGR from the coding sequence ATGCAGGAAGAATCGACCCATGAAGACGCTGGAGCGGTGCCGGGTCCGCTGCCGGGGGGAGGGGGACCTCCCCGGGTCCTCGGCTTCGATGTGGGGGACCGCCGGATCGGCATTGCCATCTCAGACCCGCTGGGGTACACGGCCCAGCCTCTGCTGACGCTGCACCGGACGAACCGCCGGGCGGACATGAAGTCCGTGGGCAGGCTGTTGCGGCGGCATGGGGTGGGCGAGGCTGTGGTCGGCAACCCTCTCTATATGTCGGGGGACGTCAGTCCGCAGGCGTTGAAGGCGCAGGCGTTCGCGGACGAGCTGCGGGCGGAGTTCGGGGTGATGGTGCATCTTTGGGACGAGCGGCTGACGACGACCCAGGCCCACCGGCATCTGGACGAGGCCGGGCATGGCGGCCGCCAGGAGCGGAAGGGGATCATCGACCAGGTGGCTGCCGTGTTGATTCTTCAGAGCTTCTTGGATGCCCGGAGAATGGCCGGCCGCTGA
- a CDS encoding molybdopterin-dependent oxidoreductase translates to MIQFADEVHRKVYYPDDRRHRLWIKPGFIYGLVAIVVALVVAAWIQRLAFGMPHIAINAALDQGKISGPHGFPGWIRWTHFFNFLFLTMLIRSGLSILADHPRLYFNDDCTPNTEWIRFTPLRVPVGKRWTAKDDARYISPLLGLPGYKHTIGMARSWHFLNVYGFILTGIVFVIGLLTTDQWLRLVPTSPAIFAEAWATFVHYATFTLPPEPNGFYGYNALQQLAYFATVFIMAPISIMTGMCMSPALVNRAPWFAKLFGGRQSARSIHFLMMVGFACFLVVHVTLIVLTGFVRNMNHIVLGKDEPTTLGMWLGLTGIAVVVLVWVAAHQVAWRHPRRVQHLNKAISLPLWLATLNRLDPVQTYTREQVSPHMWPNGMLPVREDWLALKAGGFRDFRLKVGGLVENPLELSLEQMEEIGRSETVTMHHCIQGWSGIAGWGGIPLSKIVELARPLPSAKTIAFYSFGPALFGGGYYDTQAIASILKPGAMLAYEMNGARLADEYGAPLRLRVDDQLGYKMVKWIERIEFVESEKVVGKGEGGKNEDDEYFDLLPNL, encoded by the coding sequence ATGATTCAGTTTGCCGATGAGGTGCACCGCAAGGTTTACTACCCGGACGATCGCCGCCACCGCCTGTGGATCAAGCCGGGCTTTATCTATGGACTGGTGGCGATCGTGGTGGCACTGGTCGTCGCCGCATGGATCCAGCGGCTGGCCTTCGGGATGCCGCACATCGCCATCAACGCGGCGCTCGACCAGGGCAAGATCAGCGGCCCGCACGGCTTCCCCGGCTGGATCCGCTGGACGCACTTCTTCAACTTCCTCTTCCTCACCATGCTCATCCGCAGCGGCCTCTCCATCCTGGCCGACCACCCCCGGCTCTACTTCAACGACGACTGCACCCCCAACACGGAGTGGATCCGCTTCACGCCCCTCAGGGTTCCTGTCGGCAAGCGCTGGACCGCCAAGGACGATGCGCGCTACATCTCGCCCCTGCTTGGACTTCCCGGCTACAAGCACACCATCGGCATGGCGCGGTCGTGGCACTTCCTCAACGTCTACGGCTTCATCCTCACCGGCATCGTCTTCGTCATCGGGCTGCTGACGACTGACCAGTGGCTGCGCCTCGTCCCCACCTCACCGGCTATCTTCGCCGAGGCTTGGGCGACCTTCGTCCACTACGCCACCTTCACCCTGCCGCCGGAGCCGAACGGCTTCTACGGCTACAACGCGCTCCAGCAGCTTGCGTACTTTGCGACCGTCTTCATCATGGCGCCCATCTCCATCATGACCGGGATGTGCATGTCGCCGGCGCTGGTCAACCGCGCTCCGTGGTTCGCAAAGCTCTTCGGCGGACGCCAGTCGGCGCGTTCGATCCACTTCCTCATGATGGTGGGCTTCGCGTGCTTCCTCGTCGTCCACGTTACGCTCATCGTGCTCACCGGCTTCGTCCGCAATATGAACCACATCGTCCTGGGCAAGGACGAGCCCACCACGCTCGGCATGTGGCTTGGCCTCACCGGCATTGCGGTCGTCGTGCTGGTGTGGGTGGCTGCGCATCAGGTTGCGTGGAGACATCCGCGTCGCGTCCAGCACCTCAACAAGGCCATCTCGCTGCCGCTCTGGCTGGCGACGCTCAACCGCCTCGACCCGGTGCAGACCTACACGCGCGAGCAGGTCTCCCCGCACATGTGGCCCAACGGCATGTTGCCGGTGCGCGAAGACTGGCTCGCGCTCAAGGCCGGCGGCTTTCGCGACTTCCGCCTGAAGGTCGGCGGCCTGGTGGAAAATCCGTTGGAGCTGTCGCTCGAACAGATGGAAGAGATCGGCCGCAGCGAGACGGTTACCATGCACCACTGCATTCAGGGATGGTCGGGCATCGCCGGGTGGGGAGGCATTCCGCTCAGCAAGATCGTCGAGCTGGCGCGGCCGCTGCCCTCGGCGAAGACCATCGCCTTTTACTCCTTTGGCCCCGCGCTCTTTGGCGGCGGCTACTACGACACCCAGGCCATCGCCAGCATTTTGAAGCCGGGAGCCATGCTCGCCTACGAGATGAACGGCGCGCGGCTCGCCGACGAGTATGGCGCGCCCCTCCGCCTCCGCGTCGACGACCAGCTCGGTTACAAGATGGTCAAGTGGATCGAGCGCATCGAGTTCGTCGAGTCGGAAAAGGTTGTCGGCAAGGGTGAAGGCGGCAAGAATGAAGACGACGAGTACTTCGACCTGCTGCCCAACCTGTGA
- a CDS encoding HPP family protein, which translates to MANGKGTNSNDFGHVAVLLERLRLPFLLKHFPEKAVWSAYVFINGFITIALLALLGELTHSPFVFPSLGPTAFLFFFSPLAEASCPRNAVLGHAIGLLAGFGAFWITGMHTFSQATVHGIYWPRIFAAALALSLTGAFMAGFSINHPPAGATTLIVALGILSEPRYLVVIEIAVVLLTVQAWVLNHLAGLPYPLWRWRKQ; encoded by the coding sequence ATGGCGAACGGCAAAGGAACAAACAGCAACGACTTCGGCCACGTCGCCGTTCTACTGGAACGGCTGCGGCTGCCCTTCCTGCTGAAGCACTTTCCGGAGAAGGCGGTGTGGTCGGCCTACGTCTTCATCAACGGCTTCATCACCATCGCCCTGCTGGCGCTGCTGGGCGAGCTGACCCACAGCCCGTTCGTCTTTCCCTCGCTGGGTCCGACGGCGTTCCTCTTCTTCTTCTCTCCGCTCGCAGAAGCCTCCTGCCCGCGCAACGCCGTACTCGGCCACGCCATCGGCCTGCTTGCGGGCTTTGGCGCCTTCTGGATCACAGGGATGCACACCTTCTCGCAGGCGACGGTCCATGGCATCTACTGGCCGCGAATCTTTGCCGCTGCGCTTGCGCTCTCGCTCACCGGAGCGTTCATGGCGGGCTTCTCCATCAACCATCCCCCGGCGGGGGCGACCACGCTGATCGTCGCCCTCGGCATTTTGTCGGAGCCGCGCTACCTCGTCGTCATCGAGATCGCCGTCGTGCTGCTCACTGTGCAGGCATGGGTGCTGAACCACCTCGCCGGTCTACCCTACCCGCTATGGAGATGGCGCAAGCAGTAA